In Candidatus Vicinibacter proximus, the genomic stretch AATTATTTTCTTGAAGATTTTCATGAACAAAAATCAGATAGGATGATATGCATTTTTAAAAAGAACATTTGATTCATGATAGGCTATTTAAATTGGTTGGATCATAATTTATTTGAATGGGTGCAGATTCATTTAAGGATATCCGAATTAGATCTGTGGATATCCTTATGTAGAGACAAGCATTTCTGGCTACCACTTTACATATTTCTATTCTCTTTTGTGGTTTTCAATTACAAGATTAATTTAGTGAAATTTACAATTGTTATTATAGTCTTGATTGGCTTGAGTGATCAGTTGACAAGTAGTCTTATTAAGAAAAAAGTAAGAAGGGAACGTCCTTGTAAAGAGGCATATTTTAGTGACCAATTTGATACGCCTGTAGGTTGCAGTGGTGGATTTAGCTTTCCTTCCAGCCATGCATCTAACCATATGGCATTAGGCACTTTTCTGTATTTGTTTTTTAAAAATCGAAGCATATATAAAAGGCGACTTCTATTGATATGGCCTTTAATCGTTGGATTTGCACAGATTTATGTAGCGGTCCATTTTCCATTTGATGTATTGGCAGGATTTGTGATTGGCTCATTCTTGGCAATAATCTGCTATTATATTTACTTATGGTTTGAGCCTTCAATAAAAACTTCAGCGTAATAAGTTTACAATATCTCAATACTTATATCAGCAGAATGGATTAAATTGTGTAAATAATTAATACCATTTAATTTATTCGCACTACCTTTGTATCCCGTAGCAGACTAATTAAATCATGACTAAATATATTTTTGTTACGGGAGGAGTTACCTCTTCTTTAGGTAAGGGCATTATTGCTGCTTCTTTGGCCAAACTCCTACAAGGTCATGGTTTTAAAACAACCATTCAAAAGTTTGATCCCTATATTAATGTTGATCCGGGCACACTGAATCCTTATGAGCATGGGGAATGTTATGTTACCGATGATGGAGCCGAAACAGATTTGGATCTAGGGCATTATGAGCGTTTTTTGAATATCGCTACGTCACAGGCAAATAATGTGACGACCGGTAGAATCTATCAGACAGTCATTAATAAAGAAAGGGCAGGTGACTTTCTAGGTAAAACTGTTCAGGTAATCCCGCATATTACGGACGAAATTAAGCGAAGGATTACTTTACTTGGAGATACAGACTACGACATAATTATTACTGAGCTGGGAGGTACCGTAGGAGACATTGAGTCATTACCATATTTGGAAGCCCTCAGGCAACTCAGAATGGAGCTTGGCGCTAAAAATTATGCAACTGTCCATCTAACCTTAATTCCTTATTTGGCCGCTGCAAAGGAACTTAAAACAAAACCAACACAACATTCCGTAAAAGAACTTCAGGAGGCAGGCATTCAGCCAGATGTGCTGGTTTGTCGAACAGAAAAGCCTATTACAGATGAAATACGTTCCAAATTAGCCCTCTTTTGTAATCTGGATAAAGTGAATGTAATCGAAGCAATTGATGCAGACACAATTTATGATGTTCCGCTACTTATGTTAAAGGAAAAGCTGGACGTTAGAGTATTAAAAAAATTAGGTTTAAAGTCCAGGAAAAAGCCTGAGTTAAAGGCCTGGAAAGCCTTTTTGTCCAATTTAAAGAACCCCATTCATTCCATTAAAATAGGTCTGATTGGAAAGTATAATGAGTTGCCGGATGCCTATAAATCTATTTATGAGGCATTTGTGCATGCAGGTTCAGCAAATCAATGTAAGGTTGAGATCGTTGCCGTTCATTCTGAGCATTTGGAAGACAAAAAATCGGTTAGTCTCGAATTGAAGGATCTGGATGGATTATTGGTTGCACCTGGATTTGGGGAAAGAGGTATTGAAGGAAAGATAAATGCGATTAAATACGCCCGGGAAAATAAGATACCTTTTTTTGGGATTTGCTTAGGCATGCAATGCGCCGTTGTGGAATTTGCCAGAAATGTTCTTAAGCTGAAAGCTTCATCTACAGAGGTAAACCCCAAGACTGCCAATCCAGTTATTCATATGATGTCGGATCAAAAGAAGATAAAGGAAAAAGGTGGGACTATGCGATTAGGTGCCTATGAATGTGCTTTGAAAAAACCTTCAAGGGCATTTAATGCTTACCAAAAGACCATGATTGCTGAAAGACACAGACATAGATATGAATTCAATAGTAATTATCTGAAACAATTTGAAGAGCATGGGATGATAGCATCAGGAATTCACCCCGACAGGAAACTTGTAGAAATAATTGAACTAAAAGATCATCCTTGGTTTGTGGGCGTTCAGTTCCATCCGGAATTGAAAAGCACCGTTGAAAATCCTCACCCTCTTTTTGTTGCCTTCGTGAAGAGTTGTATTAAAAATCATAAATAGTTGGCAGAACTTAAATATTGGAGGCGCTTTTTTACATGGTTTTTAATGCTGCTTGGTTTTAAATCGCGTTCCGCTGCCCAGAATATATTGCAAATTGATCATCCTTCATTTCTAACCCGATATTACGGTTTTTCAAGTTCTTATGTTGCCAACCGAAATCTAGAAATTTGGCTTCCAGAATCCTATGCCACATCAGGAGACAAAAGATATCCGGTTCTGTATTGGCAGGATGGCCAGAATTTATTTGATCCGGCCGTATCTTATAACCACAACCCCTTAAGGATGGATGAATCAGTGTTGGAGCTTTCAGCTGCACATATGATTCAGGATTGTATAATAATCGGAATTTGGAATACGGATAACAGGTTTTTGGAATATATGCCTAACCGTTTCTATAATGCCCTTCCAACCAGCAAACGCAAAATTATTAAAAAGGAATATGGTGGAGAACCAATGGGAGACAATTACCTTAAGTTTTTAACTCGGGAATTAAAACCCTATATTGACAGTAATTACAGGACCCTTACAGATAAATTGAATTGTTACATTGGAGGGGCAAGTATGGGTGGATTAATTTCTTTTTATGGACTTTTGGAGTTTCCTCAGATTTTTGGTGGGGCCATTTGTATTTCCACGCATTGGCCTATAAGTGTACGCAGAAATTATAAAGAGATCCCAGAAAGCTATTTTCGAATTATTGAGGAATCAAAAAATAATTTAGTTGGATCAAAATTATATTTTGATCATGGTACCGAAAACATTGATGCCTGGTATAGCCCTTACCAATTAAGGATGGATCAAATACTCTATTCAGTTTATCAAGGTTCTTCCGAATATCTTTCCTTGAAATTTGAAGGTAAGTCTCACAGCGAATTAGATTGGCGCGAACGATTAGGCATTCCACTTGAATTCTTATTGTCTCCAAGGAGATTGTAATCTTTGTGATGCTCCAACCGGAATGTAAATAGAACTTTACTAAAAAGATTTTTTTGTTAAGACAAGATAGGAGGAAGTATGAAAGACAATCTTGTATTGATCTGAGTATATTGCTTGTGAAGGCAATATCACATAGTTAACCAATTGCTGATCGAAAAGATAGATTAAAGTTTCCTCGTCCAATTTTCGGTAGTTTGCTTTTGCAAGATCCATCAAGTTCCTGCCACTCCTTCTTGATTCAATATTGATTTTGTATATTCTATTTATGCGGTCGTACCATGGAAATAGATACGCTATTTGATGAGAAATTGCTTTGAAGTCAACCCATGAGCTTCTTTCTGACCATGTCTTGAAATGAGTAAAATCAGGAGGAAGCACAAATAGGCTTTTTATTTCTGTGTTATTCCTGGCCCAATCTGCTAAC encodes the following:
- a CDS encoding esterase — protein: MLLGFKSRSAAQNILQIDHPSFLTRYYGFSSSYVANRNLEIWLPESYATSGDKRYPVLYWQDGQNLFDPAVSYNHNPLRMDESVLELSAAHMIQDCIIIGIWNTDNRFLEYMPNRFYNALPTSKRKIIKKEYGGEPMGDNYLKFLTRELKPYIDSNYRTLTDKLNCYIGGASMGGLISFYGLLEFPQIFGGAICISTHWPISVRRNYKEIPESYFRIIEESKNNLVGSKLYFDHGTENIDAWYSPYQLRMDQILYSVYQGSSEYLSLKFEGKSHSELDWRERLGIPLEFLLSPRRL
- a CDS encoding phosphatase PAP2 family protein, with the protein product MKFTIVIIVLIGLSDQLTSSLIKKKVRRERPCKEAYFSDQFDTPVGCSGGFSFPSSHASNHMALGTFLYLFFKNRSIYKRRLLLIWPLIVGFAQIYVAVHFPFDVLAGFVIGSFLAIICYYIYLWFEPSIKTSA
- a CDS encoding CTP synthase — protein: MTKYIFVTGGVTSSLGKGIIAASLAKLLQGHGFKTTIQKFDPYINVDPGTLNPYEHGECYVTDDGAETDLDLGHYERFLNIATSQANNVTTGRIYQTVINKERAGDFLGKTVQVIPHITDEIKRRITLLGDTDYDIIITELGGTVGDIESLPYLEALRQLRMELGAKNYATVHLTLIPYLAAAKELKTKPTQHSVKELQEAGIQPDVLVCRTEKPITDEIRSKLALFCNLDKVNVIEAIDADTIYDVPLLMLKEKLDVRVLKKLGLKSRKKPELKAWKAFLSNLKNPIHSIKIGLIGKYNELPDAYKSIYEAFVHAGSANQCKVEIVAVHSEHLEDKKSVSLELKDLDGLLVAPGFGERGIEGKINAIKYARENKIPFFGICLGMQCAVVEFARNVLKLKASSTEVNPKTANPVIHMMSDQKKIKEKGGTMRLGAYECALKKPSRAFNAYQKTMIAERHRHRYEFNSNYLKQFEEHGMIASGIHPDRKLVEIIELKDHPWFVGVQFHPELKSTVENPHPLFVAFVKSCIKNHK